One genomic region from uncultured Subdoligranulum sp. encodes:
- the rplS gene encoding 50S ribosomal protein L19, which produces MDAIKHFTEGMIKENKPQFEVGDTVRVSVRIKEGDKERIQAFEGTVIAKKHGGIAETFTVRRTSYGVGVERVFPVNSPFVEKVEVVRRGKVRRAKLFYLRERTGKAAKVKARI; this is translated from the coding sequence ATGGACGCAATCAAGCATTTTACCGAGGGTATGATCAAAGAGAACAAGCCCCAGTTTGAAGTCGGCGATACTGTCCGCGTCTCCGTCCGTATCAAGGAAGGCGACAAGGAGCGTATCCAGGCTTTTGAGGGCACCGTCATCGCCAAGAAGCATGGCGGCATCGCGGAGACCTTCACCGTTCGCCGCACCTCTTATGGTGTCGGTGTGGAGCGTGTGTTCCCCGTCAACAGCCCGTTCGTCGAGAAGGTCGAGGTCGTTCGCCGCGGCAAGGTCCGTCGTGCGAAGCTCTTCTACCTGCGTGAGCGTACCGGCAAGGCGGCCAAGGTTA
- the pfkA gene encoding 6-phosphofructokinase, giving the protein MAKEIKTIGVLTSGGDAPGMNAAVRAIVRAGISKGYRMMGIQRGYNGLINGECYEMNVRSVSEIIHRGGTILYTARCLEFKTKEGQAKGLARCKELGIDALVVIGGDGSFMGARALANQGIPCIGLPGTIDNDIACSEYTIGYDTAMNTAVEAIDKLRDTTQSHDRCSVVEVMGHHAGYIALNVGIATGALAVLLPEIPYDFERDILQRMRQTQVTGKKHFIIIVSEGVVGAQDLANQIQAATGVDSRATVLGHIQRGGSPTVRDRVNASLMGYHAVDLLDKGIYNRVVAVSGGKIVDYDVNVALSMHKTIDREMIDIANAISI; this is encoded by the coding sequence ATGGCTAAGGAAATCAAAACAATCGGTGTTCTGACCAGCGGCGGTGATGCGCCCGGCATGAATGCTGCTGTTCGCGCGATCGTTCGTGCGGGTATTAGCAAGGGATACCGTATGATGGGTATTCAGCGCGGTTACAATGGCCTGATTAATGGCGAATGCTACGAGATGAATGTCCGCAGCGTATCCGAGATCATTCACCGTGGCGGCACGATTTTGTATACGGCGCGCTGCCTGGAGTTCAAGACCAAAGAGGGACAGGCCAAAGGTCTGGCCCGCTGCAAGGAACTGGGCATTGATGCACTGGTCGTCATTGGCGGTGACGGTTCTTTCATGGGCGCCCGTGCGCTGGCCAACCAGGGCATTCCCTGCATCGGTCTGCCCGGCACCATCGACAACGATATTGCCTGCAGCGAATATACCATCGGCTACGACACGGCAATGAACACCGCTGTGGAAGCCATTGATAAACTGCGGGATACCACCCAGAGCCATGACCGCTGCAGCGTCGTGGAGGTCATGGGCCATCATGCCGGTTATATTGCCCTGAATGTGGGCATTGCCACCGGTGCGCTGGCGGTTCTGCTGCCGGAGATTCCCTACGACTTTGAGCGTGACATCCTGCAGCGCATGCGTCAGACGCAGGTCACCGGCAAGAAGCATTTCATCATCATTGTTTCTGAAGGCGTTGTCGGCGCCCAGGATCTGGCCAACCAGATCCAGGCTGCCACCGGTGTAGACTCCCGTGCGACCGTTCTGGGCCACATCCAGCGCGGCGGTTCTCCGACGGTCCGTGACCGTGTGAATGCCTCTCTGATGGGATATCATGCCGTTGATCTGCTGGACAAGGGCATTTACAACCGTGTTGTGGCCGTGTCCGGCGGCAAGATCGTGGACTACGATGTCAACGTGGCGCTCTCGATGCACAAGACCATCGACCGCGAGATGATTGATATCGCCAATGCGATCTCCATCTGA